The Chloroflexi bacterium ADurb.Bin180 genomic interval TAGCGCTCGTCAATGGTCATCTGTTCGTCTTCCGGCATGGTCCCCTCGGTGACATTATCATTTGAGTGAACCATAGCATCCTAGTGACATTTTAGCTGATAGAATACGAGCACTTGCATTCTGGCCGCATTTGTCCTATACTGAAGGCAGTTCCATAGCAGTGCGTCTCCGACCCAACGTCCCTCTGGACGAGAATGCCCGTGGGCGTTGGGCGACAGGGTATGGTGGGAAACCGCCATGCCTCCCGTGTCTGGAAAGGAGATTGCCCCTGGCCTTGCGCGCGGCGTCTCCTATTGCAGAACGCCGCGTTTTGTTTTGCCTCCGGGCGGGCAACACCGCGAGCGTGATCTTGCTCAACCGGCGACAGGGCCCGCTGAGGCAGCGGGACAGGCCGGTAGGAAAGGCGAAAGGAGGTGGCTGGCAGAACAGTCTATGGCATCCGCAGGTGAACGGCCAGTGCAAGGACGCAGGATCGTTTGCGTTCGGAACCAGACTACCACCAAAGGAGCAATGAATGCTGAAAAAGAAGCTAATCGTCAACGGGATGCCGCGGAATCTGGTTGTGGACCCGGAGGCCAGTCTCGCTGAGGTACTGCGCAACCAGTTATTCCTCCTGGGCACCAAGATCGGTTGCGGCACCGCGATGTGCGGCGCGTGCAACGTGATCCTCGACGGCAAATTGATGCGCTCGTGCGTCGTCAAGATGTCCGCTGTGCCGGACGAGGCCCAGATCACCACGGTCGAGGGCATCGGACAGCCCGGCAACCTGCACCCCATTCAGGCCGCTCTGGTGGCCCATGGCGCCCCGCAGTGCGGCTACTGCATGTCGGGCATGGTCGTCTCGGCCAAAGCCTTTCTGGATGAGAACAAGAATCCCACGCGTCAGCAGGTGCGCGACTGGCTGACCAAGTACCACAACGCCTGCCGCTGCAACGGTTACAAGCCCATCGTCGATTCGGTGATGGATGCGGCCAAAATCCTGCGCGGTGAACTGACCGTCAAAAAGCTCGAATTCAAACTGCCCAAGGATGGCCGCATCTGGGGCAGCAAGTACCCCCGCCCCTCGGCCATCGCCAAGGTAACCGGCACCTTTGATTACGGTGCCGACGCCGGCGCCAAGCTGCCGCCCGATACGCTGCAGTTGGCCCTGGTACAGGCCAAGGTTTCCCATGCCAACATCAAGGGCATTGACACCTCCGAAGCGGAAAAGATGCCCGGCGTGTTCAGAGTACTGACCCACAAGGACGTCAAGGGCAAGAACCGCATCACCGGCCTGATCACCTTCCCGACCAACAAGGGCGACGGCTGGGACCGCCCGATCCTGTGCGACAAGAAGGTGTTCCAGCTCGGCGACGCCATCGCCATCGTCTGCGCCGATACAGAGGCCCACGCCCGGGCCGCGGCCGACAAGGTGAAGGTGGATCTGGAAGTGCTGCCCGCTTACCTGAGTGCCCCCGCGGCGATGGCCGAAGATGCGCTGGAGATCCATCCCGGCACGCCCAACGTCTACTTTGAGCTGCCCATCGTCAAGGGCGCGGATACCGCGCCGCTGATGAAGAAGGCGGCCTACGTTGTGGAGGACGAGTTCTATCTGCAGCGGCAGCCGCACCTGACCATCGAGCCGGACGTGGGCTTCGCCTATATGGACGAAGAGGGCCGCCTGACCATCCACTCCAAGAGCATCGGTATTCACCTGCACCATGCCATGATCCAGGCCGGGCTCGGCATTCCGGCGGACAAGCTGCGCCTGGTGCAGAACGGAGCCGGCGGCACCTTTGGTTACAAGTTCAGCCCCACGATGGAAGCGCTGCTGGGCGTGGCCTGCATGGCCACGAACCGGCCGGTGTTCCTCAAGTACAACTACTACCAGCACATCACCTACACCGGCAAGCGTTCTCCGTTCTGGATGAAGATCAAGATGGGTGCCGACAAGAAGGGCAAGCTCATCGCCATGGAGACGGACTGGACCGTGGACCACGGGCCCTACTCCGAGTTTGGCGACCTGCTGACCCTGCGCGGCGCGCAGTACATGGGTGCTGGCTACAACATCCCGAACATCCGCGGCACGGGCCGCACCGTGGCCACCAACCATGCCTGGGGCTCGGCGTTCCGCTCCTACGGTTCACCGCAGGCCTTCCTGGCCAGCGAGAGCCTGATGGACGAACTGGCGGAAAAGATCGGTATGGATCCGCTGGAACTGCGCTACCTCAACGTCTACCGCAAGGGCGATACCACCCCCACCGGCCAGACGCCCGAGGTGCTCTCGTTCCCCAAGATGATCGAAAAGCTGCGCCCGGCCTACAAAGCCGCCCTGGCCAAGGCCAAGAAAGAGTCCACCGCCGAGGTCAAGAAGGGCGTTGGCGTATCCGTCGGCATCTATGGCTGCGGTCTGGACGGCGTCGACTCGTCCGAGGTGTTTGTGGAGCTGACCAAGGAGGGAGTGACCGTCGGTGCCAGTTGGGAGGATCACGGCCAGGGCGCGGACATGGGTCTCCTGGGCACGGCGCACGAGGCCCTGCGGCCCCTGGGGCTCAAGCCGGAACAGATCAAGCTGGTGATGAACGACACGGCGATCACGCCCAACAGCGGTCCGTCTGGCGGCAGCCGGCAGCAGGTGGTCACTGGCAACGCCATCAAGAATGGCGCCGAGGCCCTGCTCGCGGCGATGAAGAAAAAGAGCGGCAAGTACCGCACCTACGAGGAGATGGTCAAAGCCAAACTGCCTCTGCGCTATGCCGGCAAGTGGGCTGCTTCAATGAACGCCGGCTGCGACCTGCAGACTTCGCAGGGCAAGCCGTTCGCGGTGTATATGTACGGTGTGTTCATGGCCGAAGTGGCCGTGGAGGTCAAGACCGGCAAGGTGACGGTCGAGGGGATGACCCTGGTCGCCGATGTCGGCAAGATCAATAACCGGCTCGTCGTCGATGGTCAGATCTATGGCGGCATCGCCCAGGGCATCGGCCTGGCCCTCAAGGAAGACTTTGAGGACCTGACGAAGGACGTCAACATCAAGGCCTGCGGCATTCCTTACGCCAACGACATCCCCGACAAGCTCGATATCCTCTACGTCGAAACACCGCGACCGAACGGCCCGTTTGGCGCGGCCGGGGTTGGCGAGCTGCCCCTGACCTCGCCGCACGTTTCGATCATGAACGCCATCAACAACGCCTGCGGGGTGCGCATCAAGCACCTGCCGGCGCGCCCGGAGAAGGTACTGGCCGCCCTCAAGGCCAAGAAGTAGTCTTCCTTCTCCAGTTCGCCAATGCGGGCGGGTGAGGCCATTCTCACCCGCCCGCATCCACAGGAGCGTAGATGGAACAGCACAAGCTGCGCGAACTCGAGGCAATGTGCATCCAGGAGGCCCCGCCGGCCTGTACTGCGGCCTGCCCGCTGCACGTGGATGTGCGCGGCATGATTCTGGAGCTGCGCCGGGGGGATCTGGACGCAGCGCTCAGAATCGTGCGCAAAGCGCTGCCCTTCCCGGGCATCATCGGGCGAACCTGTGCCGCTCCCTGTACCTCTGCCTGCCGACGTAACGAGGCGGGGGAGGCGCTCGCCATCCGGGCACTGGAGCGCGCCTGCGCCGACCTCGGTCGTCACAGTCCACCGGCGCTGCTGCCATCACGAGGGCAGCGCGTGGCAGTGGTGGGCGGGGGACCGGCCGGGTTGGTGGCGGCCTACGACCTGAGGCGCAAAGGCTATACAGTGGTGCTGCTGGAGGCGGAGGCTCATCTGGGGGGGCGCTGGCGAGACCTGCCCGAGCGGGAGCTGCCGCGAAGCGTGCTCGAAGGTGAGCTATCCGAGCTGGAGGGCCTGGGGGTCGAGGTGCGGCTGCGCTCGGCCGTGGCTGGTGGCGGGCTGGACGAACTGCGCGCCGAGTACGATGCGGTGATTCTGGCCATGGGTGGTTTGTCGAACGAGACGTTCGGGTTGGAAAGGACCCCCGACGGCCGCATTCGGGTGGATTCCGTTACCTGTGCTACCAGCCGTGAGGGAGTCTTTGCCGCCGGTAGCCTGGTGCTGGGCCAGGGCGAGGGCTCGGCCATCCAGTCGATGTGCGACGGACGGCGTGCGGCAACTACGGTGGATCGCTTTCTGCAGGGCGCGTCGCTTACCGCCTCACGTCAGGGAGAGGGCCCTTATCCCAGCCAGCTCTATGTGCGCACCGAGGGTTATGCGCCGCTGCCGGTGGTTGCGGCTGCCGATGCGCAGGCCGGCTACACGGCAGAAGAGGCCAGGCGCGAGGCAGAGCGCTGCTTTCCCTGCGCCTGTCTGGAGTGCGTCAAGGTGTGCGAATACCTGGCGCAGTACGAGAGCTATCCCCGCAAGTACGTACGTGAGATCTACAACAACTTGTCCATCGTCGCCGGCACTCGCCATTCGAACCAGTTCATCAACTCGTGCAGTCTGTGCGGGCTGTGTGGCGAGGTGTGCCCCAACCACCTGGATATGGCCACCGTGTGCCGCGAGGCGCGGGAGACCATGGTGGCGCAGGGGCGAATGCCGCCATCGGCGCACGATTTCGCTCTGCGCGACATGGCGTGGAGCAACAGCAGCCAGTTCTCCCTGGCACGCCACGCGCCGGGCACCACGAGCAGCGAGTATGTGTTCTTTCCCGGCTGTCAGCTCTGTGGCTCGGCCCCGGAGCAGGTTCGCCAGATGTACGGCCACCTGCGCGAGAGGCTGGGCAAGGTCGGTTTGATGCTGGGGTGCTGCGGCGCACCGGCGGAATGGGCCGGACGCCAAGATCTGCTGGCAGAGCAGGTGGCCCGCCTCTCTGCCGGGCACCAGTCGCTGGGGCAGCCGGAAGTGATCCTGGCCTGCTCGACCTGCTATCGTCTGTTCAAGAACCATCTGCCGGAGGCCAGGGTGCGCTCGCTGTGGGAGGTGCTGGACGAGGTAGGGCTGCCTGCTGGGGCTCGCGCGCCGCAGGACAAGGTGGCGCTGCATGACCCCTGCACCACGCGCCAGGAGCCGCAGATGCATCAGCACGTGCGCCACATTCTGCAGCAACTGGGCTGCCGGGTAGAGGAGCTGCCGCTCAGCCGCGAAAAGACCGAATGCTGCAGCTTTGGCGGCCAGATGTGGCTGGCCAACCGCGACCTGGCCAGGGCGGTGGTGCAGCGGAGAATCGCCGCCAGCGACACGGATTACATTACCTATTGCGCCGTGTGCCGCGATTTCTTTGCCGCGCAGGGCAAACCAACGCTGCACTTGCTCGACTTGCTGTACGGCAAGGATATCGCAGAACGGGCGCACCGCCCGGCGCCGGGCTGGTCGGACCGCCACGAGAACCGTGTGCGGCTCAAGCGCGCCATGCTCAAAGAATTGTGGGGAGAGGAAATGCCAGACCAGCCGTCCTACGAGTCGATTCGTTTGCTCATTTCGCCCGAGGTGCGCCAGCGAATGGAGGAGCGATTGATCCTGGTGGAGGACGTCCAGCAGGTCATCGAGCATGCCGAGCGCAGCGGCGCGCGCTTCCAGAACCGCCAGAGCGGCCACTATCTGGCCGGCCACAAGCCGGCTGCGGTGACCTACTGGGTCGAGTACAGCCCACTGCCCGCTTCAGGCCAGGACCAGGAGCCGCAGTTCGTGGTGCACAATGCCTACAGTCACCGTATGACGGTGGAATCGAGCCAGCCAGGATGAGTGAGAACCAGAAAGCAACTGCAACGCCAGAGTGGGTCTGCGTCCGCTGTGGAGTGCCGCTGGAGCCGGGCAAGGTCAACGTGGGCTATCTCGACAGCGCCTTTCCGGTGGACTTGCCGCGCTGTCCCCGGTGCGGGCAGGTGTTGATCGCGGAAGAGCTGGCGCTGGGCAAGATGGCCGACGTCGAGAAGCAGTTGGAAGACAAGTAGCAGTGGGCGTGGCCGGCTGGGAAGGGCTGCAGCGGCTCACCGGCGTGATGCGGCCGGGCGGGCTGGAGCTCACCGAACGGGCTCTGCGCGCCAGCCGACTGAGCGCCGGCTCGCGGGTGCTGGACGTGGGCTGCGGCGCCGGCGCCAGCCTGGCCCTGCTGGCGCAGTGGAACCTGGTCGGCGTGGGGGTGGACGTGATGCCGCTGGTGGGGCAGCCTGGCGCAGCAGGCGGCGCACCACGGTTAGTTCAGGCCGGGGGCCAGCGCTTGCCGCTGCGCGAGCGGTCGTTCGATGCGGTGCTGGCCGAGTGCAGTCTGTCGCTGATGCCGGTGCGAGGGGCACTGGCCGAGTTCGCCCGGGTGCTGCGGCCGGGAGGCCGGCTGCTCCTGAGCGACCTCTACCTGCGGCGACCCGAGCAAGCCCCAGCCCTGCGAGCCCTGGCGCTCGACGGCTGCCTGGCCGGTGCGAGGGGCAGGGACGAGTGGCTCTCTCTGCTTGGCGACGCGGGGTTTGCCGTGCTCGAGTGGGAGGATCACTCCGCCGCGCTGCGCCAAACGGTTGGACAGTGGATGATGGCCGGCGGTGCACCCGAGCAGCTCTGGTGCGGCGGGGCAAGTTGCTGCTCGCTCGATGCGGTGGAGCAAGTGCGGGCGGCGGTCGCGGCGGCACGGCCCGGGTACTATCTGCTGGTCGCTGCGTATCGGGGTGCGTCAGCCGTTCACGGGGAGGACCAATGAGCAACGATGCGGCGCGTATCGCCGAGTTGAGCCTGCAGGGATTCTGTTGCAGCCAGGTGCTGGCCCTGATGGGCCTGGAACTCATGGGCACCAGCAGCCCCGAGCTGGTGCGGGCAATGATGGGTCTGTGCGGCGGCATCGGCTCGTCCGGCGCCACCTGCGGGGCGCTCACCGGGGGAGTCTGTGTATTGCATCTGTTTGCCGGCAAGGGTGCGCCGGAGGAAAAGGTCGACTTTCAACTCGGCCTGATGACCAGTGAGCTGATCGAGTGGTTCACCGCCGAGTACACCGCCAGTTACGGCGGCATCCTGTGTCGTGAGATCCTGGCCGGTAACCCGATGCATCAGCGAACGCGCTGTCCGCAGTTGGTAGTAGCCACCTGGGAGAAGGTCAAAGAGATCCTGCTGGCCAACGGCTATCCCAGGGCGAGGGGGAGATGAACGGCGAAGAAACGCGGCTCGGTGAGACCGAGAGCGTTTGCCCGGAGTGCCTGCAACGGATTCCGGCGCGCCGGGTCGGCCGCGGAGGCGACGTGTTCCTGGTGCAGGAGTGCCCGGTCCACGGCCGCTTCGAGGCGGTGCTCTGGCGCGGCGAGCCGGATTATGCCTCCTGGATCAGACCCAAGACGCCCAGCTCGCCCAGGCAGCCGTTCACCGCAGTTGACCGCGGCTGCCCGCTGGATTGCGGGCTGTGCCCCGAGCACCGGCAGCATACCTGCACGGCGCTGCTGGAGGTGACGGGACGCTGCGACCTGGGCTGTGCCTACTGCTTTGCCAGCTCCGGCGGCGACGCGCCACCGGATCCTTCGCTGGAGG includes:
- the mop_2 gene encoding Aldehyde oxidoreductase; this encodes MLKKKLIVNGMPRNLVVDPEASLAEVLRNQLFLLGTKIGCGTAMCGACNVILDGKLMRSCVVKMSAVPDEAQITTVEGIGQPGNLHPIQAALVAHGAPQCGYCMSGMVVSAKAFLDENKNPTRQQVRDWLTKYHNACRCNGYKPIVDSVMDAAKILRGELTVKKLEFKLPKDGRIWGSKYPRPSAIAKVTGTFDYGADAGAKLPPDTLQLALVQAKVSHANIKGIDTSEAEKMPGVFRVLTHKDVKGKNRITGLITFPTNKGDGWDRPILCDKKVFQLGDAIAIVCADTEAHARAAADKVKVDLEVLPAYLSAPAAMAEDALEIHPGTPNVYFELPIVKGADTAPLMKKAAYVVEDEFYLQRQPHLTIEPDVGFAYMDEEGRLTIHSKSIGIHLHHAMIQAGLGIPADKLRLVQNGAGGTFGYKFSPTMEALLGVACMATNRPVFLKYNYYQHITYTGKRSPFWMKIKMGADKKGKLIAMETDWTVDHGPYSEFGDLLTLRGAQYMGAGYNIPNIRGTGRTVATNHAWGSAFRSYGSPQAFLASESLMDELAEKIGMDPLELRYLNVYRKGDTTPTGQTPEVLSFPKMIEKLRPAYKAALAKAKKESTAEVKKGVGVSVGIYGCGLDGVDSSEVFVELTKEGVTVGASWEDHGQGADMGLLGTAHEALRPLGLKPEQIKLVMNDTAITPNSGPSGGSRQQVVTGNAIKNGAEALLAAMKKKSGKYRTYEEMVKAKLPLRYAGKWAASMNAGCDLQTSQGKPFAVYMYGVFMAEVAVEVKTGKVTVEGMTLVADVGKINNRLVVDGQIYGGIAQGIGLALKEDFEDLTKDVNIKACGIPYANDIPDKLDILYVETPRPNGPFGAAGVGELPLTSPHVSIMNAINNACGVRIKHLPARPEKVLAALKAKK
- the preT gene encoding NAD-dependent dihydropyrimidine dehydrogenase subunit PreT, encoding MEQHKLRELEAMCIQEAPPACTAACPLHVDVRGMILELRRGDLDAALRIVRKALPFPGIIGRTCAAPCTSACRRNEAGEALAIRALERACADLGRHSPPALLPSRGQRVAVVGGGPAGLVAAYDLRRKGYTVVLLEAEAHLGGRWRDLPERELPRSVLEGELSELEGLGVEVRLRSAVAGGGLDELRAEYDAVILAMGGLSNETFGLERTPDGRIRVDSVTCATSREGVFAAGSLVLGQGEGSAIQSMCDGRRAATTVDRFLQGASLTASRQGEGPYPSQLYVRTEGYAPLPVVAAADAQAGYTAEEARREAERCFPCACLECVKVCEYLAQYESYPRKYVREIYNNLSIVAGTRHSNQFINSCSLCGLCGEVCPNHLDMATVCREARETMVAQGRMPPSAHDFALRDMAWSNSSQFSLARHAPGTTSSEYVFFPGCQLCGSAPEQVRQMYGHLRERLGKVGLMLGCCGAPAEWAGRQDLLAEQVARLSAGHQSLGQPEVILACSTCYRLFKNHLPEARVRSLWEVLDEVGLPAGARAPQDKVALHDPCTTRQEPQMHQHVRHILQQLGCRVEELPLSREKTECCSFGGQMWLANRDLARAVVQRRIAASDTDYITYCAVCRDFFAAQGKPTLHLLDLLYGKDIAERAHRPAPGWSDRHENRVRLKRAMLKELWGEEMPDQPSYESIRLLISPEVRQRMEERLILVEDVQQVIEHAERSGARFQNRQSGHYLAGHKPAAVTYWVEYSPLPASGQDQEPQFVVHNAYSHRMTVESSQPG
- the rebM gene encoding Demethylrebeccamycin-D-glucose O-methyltransferase → MAGWEGLQRLTGVMRPGGLELTERALRASRLSAGSRVLDVGCGAGASLALLAQWNLVGVGVDVMPLVGQPGAAGGAPRLVQAGGQRLPLRERSFDAVLAECSLSLMPVRGALAEFARVLRPGGRLLLSDLYLRRPEQAPALRALALDGCLAGARGRDEWLSLLGDAGFAVLEWEDHSAALRQTVGQWMMAGGAPEQLWCGGASCCSLDAVEQVRAAVAAARPGYYLLVAAYRGASAVHGEDQ
- a CDS encoding putative redox-active protein (C_GCAxxG_C_C), giving the protein MSNDAARIAELSLQGFCCSQVLALMGLELMGTSSPELVRAMMGLCGGIGSSGATCGALTGGVCVLHLFAGKGAPEEKVDFQLGLMTSELIEWFTAEYTASYGGILCREILAGNPMHQRTRCPQLVVATWEKVKEILLANGYPRARGR